The bacterium genome contains the following window.
CCGTCCGGGGACTTGCGGTTGACGGGTGCCATTTCTATCGTGGGAATCACTACTCGCGGGTGGTGATGATCCCTTTCCCGGGAACGAGCACAGGCATGAACGAACGGCTACCGGAAGAAACACTGAATTGTCTGGAGCAGCCCTGGCCCTGCCAGGAATCGTGTTCGGTCCGCCACTTCGAACTTCTGCGTCAATGCGACGTGCGCGGGCTGCTGCATTGCCACACGGCCTACGTCGACGGCGCCCACGACCTGGCCGCGATCGTGGGAACGGCCCGCGAACTCGGCCTGGACTACCTGGGCGTCACCGACAAGCTGATGAGCGATTACTGCGCGGACGGCCTGTGCGCCGAGAGCATGGCCAGCCAGCGGGCGGAGATCGAGAAGTACAACGCCGACGGCAACGGCTTCACCCTGCTGCACGGCGTCGAGGTGGAGGTGGATCCCGAGGGCAACCTGCCCGTCGACGAGGAACTGCTCGCCGGCTTCGACTACGTGGTGGCCACCATGCACCACTCCCACGACCTGGACCGCGAGCGCCAGACCACGCGCGCCCTGCGGGCCGTGAAGCACCCCCGCGTCTCCATACTCGGCCATCCCATCGGACACTTCATGACCACCGGGCGCGATCTGCCCCTGGACATCGACCGCGTCCTGACCGCCGCGTCGGCCGCCAGGGTCGCGGTGGAGATCGACGCCAACCCCGCCCACGAAGACCTCGACTGGAAGAACTGCTACCACGCCCAGAAGCTGGGCGTGATCCTGGTGATCGCCTCGGACGCCCACCGGGCCGCGCGGCTGTGCGACTACCGCCACGGCGCCGAGATGACCCGCGACGCGGGTCTCTGCTGCCGCCAGATCCTCAACACCCAGACCGCCGACGAGGTGCGCGCCTACTTCACGCGCGCCGTCTGATCACCCGCCCTCGTCGAGCTCTTCCAGCAGGGCCGGCAGATCCCGCTCTGTCAAGCCGAACGCCATCTTGCCGTCCGGGAACGTCATCGCCGTGGGCCCGAGCTCGCAGCCGCCCAGGCAGCCGCTGGCGAAGATCCCGACGCGGGCGTCGAGCCCGCGCTCGGCGGCCATCTCCCGCAGTTCCTGGCGCAGGGCGGAGCCGCCACGGTCGGCGCAGCAGGGCTTGGGATGTCCGTCGGGGCGCTGGTGGGTGCAGACGAAGGCGACGGCGTCGAAGGGCAGATCCTGTTTCAACATGAGATTACGTCCTTGTCGGGATCCCGGGGTTGGCCCGGCGGG
Protein-coding sequences here:
- a CDS encoding (2Fe-2S) ferredoxin domain-containing protein, with the translated sequence MLKQDLPFDAVAFVCTHQRPDGHPKPCCADRGGSALRQELREMAAERGLDARVGIFASGCLGGCELGPTAMTFPDGKMAFGLTERDLPALLEELDEGG